The following are from one region of the Rhodopirellula sp. P2 genome:
- a CDS encoding DUF2293 domain-containing protein: protein MADRSTETLTGSPGPTERSVRLPSGEVCHVPSGWELLPPGDAGVTRRVKAAGPTWTVKEKKGRREFSQGLWADAKQIADAKASMEATRSTAGYAKKQAAAKKRRDEKQGEYVEDFFQAVDDFLKFAPDYSAVAKHLAKAVTEHATPVGSGTVARTERIPIERRAESAVIAWMRHQTTAYDNMKIERVKGRRREVRRELAAKSRELLQKYRSGEENAMVGCPLAKALRG, encoded by the coding sequence ATGGCGGATCGATCCACTGAAACATTGACGGGTTCCCCTGGTCCAACCGAGCGATCCGTGCGTTTGCCCTCGGGAGAAGTCTGCCACGTCCCGAGCGGGTGGGAGTTGTTGCCGCCAGGCGATGCCGGTGTGACTCGCCGGGTGAAGGCCGCTGGGCCGACTTGGACGGTCAAAGAGAAAAAGGGCCGACGAGAATTTTCGCAGGGGCTGTGGGCGGACGCGAAGCAGATCGCAGATGCAAAAGCATCGATGGAAGCAACTCGGTCGACGGCAGGGTACGCCAAGAAACAGGCTGCCGCGAAGAAGCGGCGAGACGAGAAGCAAGGCGAGTACGTCGAGGATTTCTTCCAAGCTGTCGATGACTTCTTGAAATTTGCACCGGATTACTCCGCTGTTGCCAAGCACCTCGCCAAGGCGGTCACCGAGCACGCGACTCCGGTCGGCAGTGGCACGGTGGCACGTACGGAACGGATCCCGATCGAGCGTCGAGCTGAATCCGCCGTGATCGCTTGGATGCGTCATCAAACGACGGCTTACGACAACATGAAAATCGAACGCGTCAAAGGCCGCCGCCGGGAGGTGCGTCGCGAACTGGCCGCGAAATCTCGCGAGTTGCTGCAGAAGTATCGCTCGGGCGAGGAAAACGCGATGGTCGGCTGCCCGCTGGCCAAGGCGCTGCGGGGATGA
- the nadC gene encoding carboxylating nicotinate-nucleotide diphosphorylase: protein MDYRPVQLDDALENDLRQLVRLSIAEDLDIAVDWTTVAMIAPERRGACQIVPRCTGIAAGIALAPWIVDEFDADLKVDVLIQEGAPLVPGQPIVRLSGSARDLLTSERVLLNILSRLCGVATLTGQYVDAIGEHAARLYDTRKTTPGWRRLEKYAVRCGGGHNHRTGLYDGFLIKDNHLALGRSENDPSSTLTAGEAATRAVAMRGASVNQLVAPSMIEIEVDTLEQFEQVALTGIDIVLLDNFSLDDLRRAVARRDELGVAVELEASGNVTIDTIGKVAATGVDRISSGALTHQATWLDLGMDWLDGFAT from the coding sequence ATGGATTATCGCCCCGTTCAACTCGACGACGCCCTGGAAAATGACCTGCGGCAATTGGTGCGTCTCTCAATCGCAGAAGACTTGGACATCGCCGTTGACTGGACCACCGTGGCGATGATCGCTCCCGAACGCCGCGGAGCATGCCAAATCGTCCCTCGTTGCACCGGAATCGCCGCTGGAATCGCGTTGGCGCCGTGGATCGTCGATGAGTTTGATGCCGACCTGAAAGTCGACGTTTTGATCCAAGAGGGTGCTCCGCTGGTTCCCGGCCAACCGATCGTGCGTTTATCCGGATCCGCCCGCGATTTGCTGACCAGCGAACGAGTTCTGCTCAACATTCTTTCGCGGCTGTGCGGGGTCGCAACGCTGACGGGGCAGTATGTGGACGCGATTGGCGAACATGCCGCCCGTCTGTATGACACTCGCAAAACCACCCCCGGTTGGCGTCGGCTGGAAAAGTACGCCGTTCGCTGCGGAGGCGGCCACAATCATCGAACCGGGCTCTACGACGGGTTCCTCATCAAAGACAACCACCTCGCACTGGGACGCAGCGAGAACGATCCGTCGTCGACGTTGACCGCTGGCGAAGCCGCCACCCGAGCGGTGGCGATGCGAGGAGCCAGCGTCAATCAGCTGGTGGCACCGTCGATGATCGAAATCGAAGTCGACACGCTGGAGCAGTTTGAACAAGTCGCCCTGACGGGCATCGATATCGTGCTGCTGGACAACTTTTCGCTGGACGACCTGCGTCGCGCCGTGGCACGGCGAGATGAGCTGGGTGTGGCGGTTGAACTGGAAGCATCGGGCAACGTCACGATTGATACGATCGGCAAGGTCGCTGCAACTGGTGTGGACCGAATCAGCAGTGGAGCTTTGACCCACCAAGCCACTTGGTTGGACCTGGGAATGGACTGGCTGGACGGGTTCGCAACCTAG
- a CDS encoding peptidylprolyl isomerase, with protein MPSPCHLVVPRYFAWVALVIGVTVMALPPAHAQLPSRAEVEAAKSMPLPTDPATVLAVVGQGRVLLGELKPKVDSELARMLAQAKTEVPEAELHYVKLRMTRSLLAQTIQTRMLREAFLLDQVGTQAADKRREAEATMAAKARQMFFETELPGLKKKAGVDSTAELDELLRKEGSSLALRQREFMDQMLGHLYIRGKVNKDPSISLAEIVGYYQEHRSDYEHKARARWEQLTVLFSNHPTREAAMKAISDMGREALYGGSMQAVAKAKSEEPFASSGGLHDWTNQGSLASTVLDQQIFSLPTGKMSEIIEDTDAFHIIRVLEREEAGVSPVGELQDKISKILRQQKVLAAQQSVMVEVRQRVPVWSYYPDDFPGAKPLTQISARPAMQR; from the coding sequence ATGCCTTCGCCCTGCCATCTCGTCGTCCCTCGTTATTTCGCTTGGGTTGCGTTGGTGATTGGGGTGACCGTCATGGCTTTGCCGCCTGCGCATGCGCAGTTGCCCTCCCGAGCAGAAGTGGAAGCAGCGAAGAGCATGCCGCTTCCTACGGACCCGGCCACGGTGTTGGCGGTGGTTGGACAGGGACGGGTTCTCTTGGGCGAATTGAAACCCAAGGTTGATTCGGAACTCGCCCGGATGCTCGCCCAGGCCAAAACCGAAGTGCCGGAGGCTGAACTGCACTACGTGAAGTTGCGGATGACGCGCAGCCTGCTGGCTCAAACCATTCAAACCCGGATGCTTCGCGAAGCATTCTTGCTCGATCAAGTCGGCACGCAAGCGGCTGACAAACGCCGGGAAGCGGAAGCGACGATGGCCGCCAAGGCTCGTCAGATGTTCTTCGAAACGGAGTTGCCTGGCCTGAAAAAGAAGGCAGGGGTGGATTCCACCGCCGAGCTGGATGAGCTTCTTCGCAAGGAAGGTTCTTCGCTGGCACTTCGCCAACGAGAATTCATGGATCAAATGCTCGGGCACCTGTACATCCGCGGCAAGGTCAACAAAGACCCCTCGATCTCGCTCGCAGAAATCGTCGGGTACTACCAAGAACATCGTTCGGATTACGAGCACAAGGCTCGTGCTCGCTGGGAGCAGTTGACGGTCCTGTTCAGCAATCATCCGACGCGCGAAGCCGCGATGAAAGCGATCTCTGATATGGGACGCGAAGCGTTGTACGGAGGCAGCATGCAAGCGGTCGCGAAAGCGAAGAGTGAAGAACCGTTTGCGAGTTCAGGCGGTCTGCACGACTGGACCAACCAAGGTTCCTTGGCATCGACCGTTCTCGACCAGCAAATCTTTTCGTTGCCAACTGGCAAGATGAGTGAAATCATCGAAGACACCGACGCATTCCACATCATTCGAGTCTTGGAACGCGAGGAGGCCGGTGTGTCACCCGTCGGGGAACTGCAGGACAAAATTTCAAAGATTCTTCGTCAACAGAAGGTCCTCGCAGCCCAACAAAGCGTGATGGTGGAAGTACGGCAACGTGTTCCGGTTTGGTCGTACTACCCAGACGACTTCCCAGGCGCAAAACCGTTGACTCAGATTTCCGCTCGACCGGCGATGCAAAGGTAG
- a CDS encoding zinc ribbon domain-containing protein, whose product MASHSSTIKFSSVLLRTLHNTLQQRTDLESQLRRGPLQIKAVQSMVDEAQAKVNAAAKTLKKTRMTADEKQLQLQSREAHVNNLQGKLNTAASNKEFSLLKDQIAADEQANSVQSDEILEVLERIDSCEADLNRSQKKLEQAQADQIKRLKEIEARLEQVRQDLARINEQLAVHEADIPAAVKEDYRRLVDARGDEAMAPIEQDSCGGCYQTLTTQVLNQVMLSTLTHCPNCNAYLYQA is encoded by the coding sequence ATGGCTTCGCATTCCTCGACGATTAAGTTTTCCAGCGTCCTGTTGCGTACGTTGCACAACACATTGCAACAACGCACCGATTTGGAGAGTCAGCTACGACGCGGCCCGCTTCAAATCAAGGCCGTCCAATCGATGGTCGATGAGGCTCAAGCCAAGGTGAACGCCGCCGCCAAAACGTTGAAAAAAACCCGCATGACCGCGGATGAGAAGCAACTGCAACTGCAGTCCCGCGAAGCTCATGTGAACAACCTGCAGGGCAAACTGAACACGGCAGCCTCCAACAAAGAATTCTCGCTGCTGAAAGATCAAATCGCCGCCGACGAACAAGCCAACAGTGTTCAAAGCGATGAAATCCTGGAAGTGCTCGAACGAATCGACTCCTGTGAGGCGGACCTGAATCGGTCCCAGAAAAAACTCGAACAGGCCCAGGCAGACCAAATCAAACGCTTGAAAGAAATTGAGGCCCGGCTCGAACAAGTTCGCCAAGATCTCGCTCGCATCAATGAACAACTCGCCGTGCACGAAGCCGACATCCCCGCGGCGGTGAAAGAGGATTATCGGCGACTGGTGGATGCCCGAGGCGACGAGGCAATGGCACCGATCGAACAGGACTCGTGCGGGGGTTGCTACCAAACCTTGACCACGCAAGTCCTCAATCAAGTGATGCTGTCGACCCTGACGCATTGCCCCAACTGCAACGCCTATCTGTACCAGGCCTGA
- a CDS encoding AAA family ATPase — protein MSTTVDAMRADAEQFRQRYVAVREMIGRVIVGHDEIVSGVLTSMLCGGHCLLEGVPGLGKTMLVRTLAEVMELQFNRIQFTPDLMPADILGTNMVVEDESGRRKFEFQKGPVFTQILLADEINRATPKTQSAMLETMQEGTVTAGGHRYTLAQPFFVLATQNPIEQEGTYPLPEAQMDRFLFKLVVGYSNRDELATIVDRTTRGERPEIEKVMDGEEIQRWQKLVREVILAPHVQDYLVRLTMATHPEGPYSVPITNEYVRWGSSPRGAQTLALTAKVQALLDGRFNVSFEDIRRMFLPAMRHRVLLNFEAQAEGIDTDRVLLEILEKVPEKGD, from the coding sequence ATGAGCACCACCGTCGATGCGATGCGAGCCGACGCGGAACAATTTCGTCAGCGATACGTCGCGGTCCGTGAAATGATTGGTCGCGTGATCGTGGGTCACGATGAGATTGTCAGTGGGGTTTTGACATCGATGCTTTGCGGTGGTCACTGCTTGCTCGAAGGCGTTCCGGGACTCGGCAAAACGATGCTGGTCCGGACCTTGGCCGAAGTCATGGAACTGCAGTTCAATCGCATTCAGTTCACACCGGACCTGATGCCCGCCGACATCCTGGGCACCAACATGGTGGTGGAAGACGAATCCGGTCGACGGAAATTTGAGTTCCAAAAGGGCCCCGTCTTCACCCAAATCTTGCTGGCGGACGAAATCAACCGAGCGACGCCAAAGACGCAGTCGGCGATGCTGGAAACCATGCAGGAAGGCACCGTGACCGCGGGCGGGCATCGCTACACGCTCGCCCAACCGTTCTTTGTGTTGGCCACGCAAAACCCGATCGAGCAAGAAGGCACCTACCCGCTGCCCGAAGCACAGATGGACCGGTTCCTGTTCAAGTTGGTGGTCGGCTACAGCAACCGGGACGAACTGGCGACGATCGTGGACCGCACCACACGAGGCGAGCGCCCGGAAATCGAAAAGGTCATGGACGGCGAAGAAATCCAACGCTGGCAAAAGTTGGTGCGTGAGGTCATCCTCGCCCCCCACGTCCAGGATTACCTGGTGCGGCTGACCATGGCGACTCACCCCGAGGGGCCCTACAGCGTGCCGATCACCAACGAATACGTGCGTTGGGGCAGCAGCCCACGTGGTGCCCAAACCCTCGCTTTGACTGCGAAAGTGCAGGCTTTGCTGGACGGTCGGTTCAATGTTTCCTTCGAAGACATCCGGCGAATGTTCTTGCCCGCGATGCGTCACCGGGTGCTGCTGAATTTCGAAGCCCAAGCCGAGGGCATCGACACAGACCGCGTTTTGCTGGAAATTCTGGAGAAGGTTCCAGAAAAGGGCGATTGA
- the purD gene encoding phosphoribosylamine--glycine ligase has product MSKYNVLIVGSGGREHALAWKVKQSRHVQTVFVAPGNAGTGMDATNVDLDPADHDAVIQFAKENHVGLVIVGPEAPLVAGLVDALTDAGLRAFGPSKAAAELEGSKVFCKNLLRSADIPTADYRTFRNADDASRYIKDRFSEPTDPVNVVVKADGLAAGKGVVVCDTRSEALEAIDRIAARKEFGAAGKELIIEERLTGPEVSVLAITDGETIVTLPPAQDHKPANDGDTGPNTGGMGAYCPAPVLDEETLAKVESSILVPIVHAMKRSRRPFKGVLYAGLMLTPAGPKVLEFNVRFGDPECQPLLMRLKTDLVEVMQAVVDGKLEETGPLEFDPRPAICVVMASEGYPADYEKGHAITGIEAADQMKDVKVFHAGTQRVDGEVVNTGGRVLGVTAMGDSISAAKLQAYKAVREIRWQGAWCRKDISDKALVTADKA; this is encoded by the coding sequence ATGAGTAAATACAACGTGCTGATTGTCGGCTCTGGTGGACGTGAACATGCCCTGGCATGGAAAGTCAAACAGAGCCGACACGTGCAAACTGTTTTCGTTGCCCCCGGCAACGCTGGCACCGGAATGGATGCGACCAACGTCGATCTGGATCCCGCCGATCACGATGCCGTGATCCAATTTGCGAAAGAAAACCACGTCGGTTTGGTCATTGTCGGCCCCGAGGCGCCCTTGGTCGCTGGATTGGTCGATGCGTTGACCGACGCGGGACTGCGAGCATTCGGTCCCAGCAAAGCGGCAGCAGAACTGGAAGGCAGCAAAGTCTTCTGCAAAAACCTGCTGCGATCCGCCGATATCCCCACCGCGGACTATCGAACGTTCCGAAACGCTGATGACGCGTCGCGGTACATCAAGGATCGATTCAGCGAACCAACCGATCCAGTGAACGTCGTTGTCAAAGCCGATGGCCTGGCCGCCGGCAAAGGCGTCGTTGTTTGCGACACTCGCAGCGAAGCCCTGGAAGCGATTGATCGCATCGCGGCTCGCAAGGAGTTCGGTGCCGCCGGCAAAGAACTGATCATCGAAGAACGACTGACCGGTCCCGAGGTCAGCGTGCTGGCCATCACCGATGGCGAAACGATCGTCACCTTGCCACCGGCTCAAGACCACAAACCTGCCAACGATGGCGACACCGGCCCCAACACCGGTGGGATGGGAGCGTACTGTCCCGCGCCGGTTCTGGACGAAGAAACACTGGCCAAAGTCGAATCAAGCATTTTGGTCCCGATCGTGCACGCCATGAAGCGTTCACGCCGCCCATTCAAAGGCGTGTTGTACGCCGGATTGATGCTGACGCCCGCCGGACCCAAAGTCCTGGAATTCAATGTTCGCTTCGGTGACCCTGAATGCCAGCCGTTGTTGATGCGATTGAAGACGGACCTCGTCGAAGTCATGCAGGCCGTGGTGGATGGCAAGCTCGAAGAAACAGGCCCCCTGGAATTCGATCCACGACCTGCCATCTGCGTCGTCATGGCCAGCGAAGGTTACCCGGCTGATTACGAGAAAGGCCACGCGATCACAGGGATCGAAGCCGCTGATCAAATGAAAGATGTCAAAGTCTTCCATGCCGGCACTCAACGCGTCGATGGCGAAGTCGTCAACACGGGCGGACGTGTGCTGGGCGTGACCGCCATGGGCGATTCCATCAGCGCCGCCAAACTGCAGGCCTACAAAGCCGTGCGAGAAATTCGCTGGCAGGGCGCTTGGTGTCGCAAAGACATCAGTGACAAAGCCCTGGTCACCGCCGATAAAGCCTAG
- a CDS encoding sulfatase: MMRSHSLVSSPPRASLNLVTTALLLLATIASFANQPTLATEEPSPTASRPNVLLFLVDDLGWADLGCYGSTYHETPQIDALAASGTRFTNAYAACPVCSPTRASIMTGRHPVRVDITDWIPGMSTDRAQNPRFQHVDDRDSLALDEVTLAEHLRNAADYQTFFLGKWHLGDVGHLPTDQGFQVNIGGGHKGSPPGGYYSPWKNPYLKAKHDGEYLTTRLTDEAISLVDTASREDKPFFMMMSYYNVHSPITPDKRTIDHFQEKQANTPELQGDTPTLAEREAVTRGRQDNPAYASMVTAVDTSVGRILKALKEHGVDDNTLVVFFSDNGGLSTLRKFGPTCNSPLRAGKGWLYEGGIREPLLVRLPQTMSGPATTKAGSLQPKVVDSIACSTDLFPTILDVVGLPLHPELHADGISLLPTITGKATTPDSSPRDLHWHYPHYHGSLWRPGAAIRRGNYKLIEFYETDTAELYDLSVDIGETTDLSQTEPERFAELRDALRQWQTEMGAKMPVPNPNFHSSN; the protein is encoded by the coding sequence ATGATGCGATCTCATAGCCTTGTCTCATCGCCCCCGCGTGCGTCATTGAACCTGGTGACAACGGCCCTGCTGTTGCTTGCAACAATTGCCTCGTTCGCGAACCAACCGACTCTGGCCACAGAGGAACCCTCGCCGACAGCATCACGCCCCAACGTTTTGTTGTTCCTGGTTGATGATCTGGGATGGGCGGACTTGGGATGTTATGGCAGCACCTATCACGAGACCCCACAAATCGATGCGTTGGCAGCATCGGGAACTCGATTCACCAACGCCTACGCCGCCTGCCCCGTGTGCTCTCCCACGCGAGCCAGCATCATGACGGGACGCCACCCGGTGCGTGTTGACATCACCGACTGGATCCCCGGCATGTCGACCGACCGAGCCCAGAACCCGCGGTTCCAACACGTTGATGACCGAGACAGCCTGGCCTTGGACGAAGTCACGCTCGCCGAACATTTGCGAAACGCCGCCGATTACCAAACGTTCTTTTTGGGCAAATGGCACCTGGGCGACGTCGGGCATCTGCCCACCGACCAAGGGTTCCAAGTCAACATCGGCGGCGGTCACAAAGGCTCACCACCGGGCGGTTATTACTCGCCTTGGAAGAACCCGTACCTGAAGGCAAAGCACGATGGAGAATACCTGACAACTCGCTTGACCGACGAAGCCATCTCCCTGGTCGACACCGCGTCTCGTGAAGACAAACCGTTCTTCATGATGATGAGTTACTACAACGTTCACTCGCCCATCACCCCTGACAAGCGGACCATCGATCACTTCCAAGAGAAGCAAGCGAACACCCCTGAACTTCAAGGCGACACACCGACCCTGGCCGAGCGTGAGGCTGTTACCCGTGGCCGCCAAGACAACCCGGCCTACGCGTCCATGGTGACCGCCGTCGACACCAGCGTCGGTCGCATCTTGAAAGCGTTGAAGGAACACGGCGTCGATGACAACACCCTGGTCGTGTTCTTCTCCGACAACGGCGGCCTGTCCACGCTTCGCAAATTCGGTCCCACTTGCAACTCACCCCTGCGAGCCGGCAAGGGTTGGTTGTACGAGGGCGGCATCCGCGAACCGCTGCTGGTTCGTCTGCCCCAAACAATGTCCGGCCCAGCAACGACCAAGGCAGGTTCCCTCCAACCGAAGGTCGTCGACTCGATCGCATGCAGCACCGATTTATTCCCGACCATCCTCGATGTGGTCGGATTGCCACTTCACCCCGAATTGCACGCCGACGGCATCAGCTTGCTCCCCACGATCACTGGCAAAGCAACCACCCCTGATTCCTCGCCGCGCGACCTGCACTGGCATTACCCGCACTACCATGGTTCGCTGTGGCGTCCAGGTGCCGCGATCCGACGAGGCAACTACAAATTGATTGAGTTCTACGAAACCGACACCGCAGAACTGTATGATCTATCGGTCGACATCGGCGAAACCACCGACCTGTCGCAAACCGAACCTGAACGCTTCGCTGAACTGCGTGACGCACTTCGGCAATGGCAAACGGAAATGGGGGCCAAAATGCCCGTTCCCAACCCAAACTTCCACTCTTCGAACTGA
- a CDS encoding 3-keto-disaccharide hydrolase has translation MSRPRLLILTAVASLFSALSVTPIAMADDAPKKPTADETGFVSLFDGESLDGWKKSTENPDSWKVVDGMLVCEGERCHLFYTGELAPLKNFHFKADLKLMPGSNAGIYFHTKYQATDWPKHGYECQVNVSHKDPKKTSSLYGVENVDAETLAANGIRDNEWYTQEIIVRGKHIELKVNGKTLVDYTEPSEKEAFSDRFERRLGEGTFALQAHDPQSKAYFKNLRVKPLDE, from the coding sequence ATGTCCCGTCCTCGCCTGCTGATCCTGACTGCCGTCGCTTCCCTGTTTTCCGCCCTCTCGGTCACCCCGATCGCGATGGCGGATGACGCTCCCAAGAAACCGACGGCCGATGAAACGGGATTCGTTTCCCTGTTTGACGGCGAGTCGCTGGACGGCTGGAAGAAGTCGACCGAGAATCCAGACAGCTGGAAAGTCGTCGATGGGATGCTGGTTTGCGAAGGCGAGCGATGCCACCTGTTCTACACCGGTGAATTGGCTCCCCTGAAGAACTTTCACTTCAAAGCCGACTTGAAATTGATGCCTGGCAGCAACGCCGGCATTTACTTTCACACCAAGTATCAAGCAACCGACTGGCCCAAACACGGCTACGAATGCCAAGTCAACGTCAGCCACAAAGACCCCAAGAAAACCAGTTCGCTTTACGGGGTTGAGAATGTCGACGCGGAAACGTTGGCAGCCAACGGAATTCGCGACAACGAATGGTACACCCAAGAAATCATCGTTCGCGGCAAACACATTGAACTGAAAGTCAACGGAAAGACACTGGTGGACTACACCGAACCGAGCGAAAAAGAAGCGTTCTCGGATCGCTTCGAACGCCGGTTGGGCGAAGGCACGTTTGCCTTGCAAGCCCACGACCCACAAAGCAAAGCCTACTTCAAGAACCTGCGAGTCAAACCACTCGATGAGTAA
- the coaE gene encoding dephospho-CoA kinase (Dephospho-CoA kinase (CoaE) performs the final step in coenzyme A biosynthesis.) has protein sequence MGPETTHDSQSASPTPIIGVIGPPCSGKSTVARHLESLGGVWLNADEIAKSQLHQPDVIAELKLLFGDSIQTSDGSLSRERLADLVFGDDETSLARLRQLEGVLHPRTRTILQSRIADAKTEGQPFVILDVPLLLESGYGDTCDEVWCLQVDPERHLELLRSRGWDQTELERRTARQWSWERKRAASNRVLSNNGTEADLRRLVESELAVLQHRDGG, from the coding sequence ATGGGCCCTGAGACGACCCACGATTCGCAATCGGCGTCCCCCACGCCAATCATTGGCGTCATCGGCCCCCCGTGCAGTGGCAAATCAACCGTCGCCCGCCACCTGGAATCCTTGGGGGGCGTTTGGCTGAACGCCGATGAAATCGCCAAAAGCCAACTTCACCAACCCGATGTCATCGCAGAGCTGAAGCTCTTGTTCGGCGACTCGATCCAAACATCCGACGGTTCCCTTTCGCGAGAACGTTTGGCCGACCTGGTCTTCGGGGACGACGAAACCTCGTTGGCCCGCCTGCGACAACTCGAGGGTGTGCTGCACCCGCGAACGCGAACGATTCTGCAATCGCGAATTGCCGATGCGAAGACGGAGGGACAACCGTTTGTGATCCTCGATGTCCCGTTGCTTTTGGAAAGCGGTTACGGGGATACCTGCGACGAAGTTTGGTGCCTGCAAGTCGATCCAGAACGGCACCTGGAGTTACTCCGGTCACGTGGTTGGGACCAGACCGAACTGGAACGGCGAACCGCCCGGCAGTGGTCCTGGGAACGCAAACGAGCAGCCAGCAATCGCGTGCTGTCGAACAATGGCACCGAGGCCGACCTCCGTCGACTGGTGGAGTCCGAACTGGCGGTCCTTCAACATCGAGACGGAGGGTAG